One segment of Metallosphaera cuprina Ar-4 DNA contains the following:
- the cutA gene encoding divalent-cation tolerance protein CutA: MQRKYFLIMSTLPDMEHGKEIAKALVEERLAACVNLIPNLTSVYRWEGKVEEANEVLALIKTDDENLDRAISRLRELHPYKVPEILALAIDNGFKPYLEWISGSVSK; encoded by the coding sequence ATGCAGCGGAAGTACTTCTTAATAATGAGCACGCTTCCTGATATGGAACATGGTAAGGAAATAGCTAAAGCTCTAGTGGAGGAGAGATTGGCCGCTTGTGTGAACCTCATACCTAACTTAACATCCGTATACAGATGGGAAGGGAAGGTAGAAGAAGCAAATGAGGTGCTAGCACTAATAAAGACAGATGATGAGAACTTGGATAGAGCTATTTCTAGATTAAGAGAACTTCATCCCTATAAGGTGCCAGAGATATTGGCGTTGGCAATAGACAATGGTTTTAAGCCATATTTGGAGTGGATTAGTGGGAGTGTATCCAAGTGA
- the gatC gene encoding Asp-tRNA(Asn) amidotransferase subunit GatC — protein MKVQVDEELIRKLERLALISLNEEERKEFLKDLNKILEFFNKIDELNLEGVEPMFHPISSGKLRDDKVDPPLPRDDALLNARKKKDGYIIGPSTLGGST, from the coding sequence GTGAAGGTACAAGTAGATGAGGAGTTGATAAGGAAGCTCGAGAGATTAGCTTTAATCTCTTTAAATGAAGAGGAAAGAAAGGAATTTCTCAAAGACTTAAACAAGATCCTTGAATTCTTCAACAAAATTGATGAGCTAAACCTTGAGGGTGTAGAACCTATGTTTCATCCGATCTCTTCAGGGAAGCTTAGGGACGATAAGGTAGACCCTCCATTACCAAGGGATGACGCTTTACTTAACGCTAGGAAGAAAAAGGACGGTTATATAATAGGGCCGAGCACATTAGGTGGTTCCACTTGA
- the gatA gene encoding Asp-tRNA(Asn)/Glu-tRNA(Gln) amidotransferase subunit GatA, producing the protein MIGDLVNSLKSGDLDPNEYVAKTFERIRKHEGKIKAFITIRDEQNILNEVKQSIKVNGRLSGVLIAIKDNISTKGIRTTCASRTLDNYVPPYDATVISKLKSEGAVIIGKTNMDEFAMGSTTETSYYGPTRNPWDVTRTPGGSSGGSASALAAGYVELALGSDTGGSIRTPASFTSTYGLKPSYGTVSRYGLVAYANSLEQIGPMAKNSSDLALLFSVIAGNDNKDATTINFNSPYPVSEVSIKGLKVGVLLDVMNNSDPEVRSIVRDFLNKMASEGAVIGETELGMVDYVLPTYYIIAMSEASSNLSRYDGVRYGYSTDAEGNWKEVFSKNRGEGFGREVKRRILLGSFILSAGYYEQFYIRALKTRRLIRDSIERLFGKYDVLVSPTSPVLPPKIGEVIDDPVKMYAMDIATVTSNLAAIPSLSLPAGFYNGLPVGVQFMGRYLSDTLLMGISLFMENVTKLKDLSAF; encoded by the coding sequence TTGATAGGCGATTTAGTAAACAGTTTAAAGAGCGGGGACCTGGACCCTAACGAGTACGTTGCTAAGACGTTCGAGAGGATAAGAAAACACGAGGGAAAAATCAAGGCCTTTATAACAATTAGAGATGAGCAAAATATACTTAACGAAGTCAAACAGTCCATAAAGGTTAATGGGAGACTTTCAGGAGTCCTGATAGCCATTAAGGATAACATTTCCACAAAGGGAATCAGGACCACTTGTGCTTCGAGGACACTTGACAACTACGTCCCACCCTATGATGCGACTGTGATATCTAAGCTGAAGAGTGAGGGCGCCGTAATAATAGGTAAGACTAATATGGACGAGTTTGCGATGGGATCTACTACAGAGACTAGTTATTACGGTCCCACCAGGAACCCGTGGGACGTCACTAGAACACCTGGTGGTTCGTCCGGTGGGAGCGCTAGCGCTTTAGCCGCCGGTTACGTTGAGTTAGCCCTTGGATCAGATACGGGAGGTTCCATCAGAACCCCTGCATCGTTCACCTCAACCTACGGTTTGAAACCGTCTTATGGAACCGTTAGTAGATATGGCCTGGTAGCTTATGCAAACAGTCTTGAACAAATAGGTCCTATGGCTAAGAACTCCTCAGATTTAGCTCTATTATTTTCAGTCATAGCTGGCAACGATAATAAGGACGCGACAACAATAAACTTTAACTCCCCTTATCCTGTCTCCGAAGTTTCCATAAAGGGTCTTAAGGTGGGAGTTCTCCTAGATGTAATGAATAACTCCGATCCTGAGGTCAGGTCTATAGTGAGGGACTTCCTGAACAAGATGGCCTCAGAAGGCGCGGTAATAGGTGAAACGGAACTAGGTATGGTAGATTACGTACTGCCCACGTATTACATCATAGCAATGTCAGAAGCTAGTTCAAATTTGTCTAGATATGACGGAGTTAGATACGGTTACTCTACAGACGCCGAGGGTAACTGGAAAGAGGTATTTAGTAAAAATAGAGGGGAAGGGTTCGGGAGAGAAGTGAAAAGAAGGATCCTACTAGGTTCTTTCATATTGAGCGCAGGATATTACGAACAGTTCTACATCAGAGCTCTGAAAACAAGAAGACTTATTCGAGATTCTATCGAAAGGCTGTTTGGTAAATATGATGTGTTGGTCAGTCCAACGTCGCCTGTTCTCCCTCCAAAGATAGGTGAGGTAATAGACGATCCGGTTAAGATGTACGCAATGGATATTGCCACAGTCACTTCCAATTTAGCCGCGATACCTAGCTTATCGTTACCTGCAGGTTTCTATAACGGCCTACCTGTTGGCGTACAGTTTATGGGAAGATACCTATCCGATACCCTGTTAATGGGGATATCCTTGTTTATGGAAAACGTCACCAAACTTAAGGACCTCTCAGCGTTTTAA
- the twy1 gene encoding 4-demethylwyosine synthase TYW1, giving the protein MAVKGSFRIDTLSKIRDEMSKQRYHLIGGHSAYKKCHWTHEALTSGRYCYKGKFYGIESHRCVQMTPVSMWCWFRCIHCWRLEPEDVGLEWDETKMPYMDDPEYIVERSIEEHKRSVSGYLGRTGVSKDKALEAMKPSHVAISLTGEPTLYERLGELIREYHKRGITTFLVTSGVRPDVLASLEEEPTQLFVSLQAPDEQKHKLINRPVVGNSWNLVMKTLEILPSFSSPTVIRMTMMKDVNMSEEDAKEFSRLMTIAMPTYIEVKAYMHVGPSTYRLTKDAMPRHAEIRLFSQKLAELTGYKIISEHAPSRIVLLSRLDRPMQIGKAWTDKWDWKTQDTQDDINGEYKEAETGCTEEGQ; this is encoded by the coding sequence ATGGCGGTTAAAGGAAGCTTTAGGATAGATACTTTATCTAAAATTCGTGACGAGATGAGTAAGCAGCGATACCATCTCATAGGAGGGCATAGCGCATATAAGAAATGCCATTGGACCCACGAGGCTCTAACTAGTGGAAGGTATTGCTATAAAGGTAAGTTTTACGGAATTGAGAGCCACAGATGCGTTCAAATGACTCCAGTGAGCATGTGGTGCTGGTTCAGATGTATACATTGCTGGAGATTGGAGCCAGAGGATGTAGGTCTAGAGTGGGACGAGACTAAAATGCCTTATATGGATGACCCGGAGTATATAGTAGAAAGGTCGATAGAGGAGCACAAGAGATCCGTCTCTGGTTATTTAGGAAGGACCGGAGTGAGCAAGGACAAAGCCTTAGAGGCAATGAAACCGTCTCACGTTGCGATAAGCCTAACGGGCGAGCCAACGTTGTATGAAAGACTTGGTGAACTAATAAGGGAATATCATAAACGCGGAATAACCACTTTTCTGGTCACTAGCGGTGTGAGACCTGATGTGCTAGCTTCGCTTGAGGAGGAACCAACTCAACTTTTCGTCTCATTACAAGCTCCTGATGAACAGAAACATAAGCTTATCAATAGACCAGTAGTGGGAAATTCATGGAACCTGGTCATGAAGACGTTAGAGATATTGCCTAGCTTTAGTTCACCGACTGTAATAAGAATGACGATGATGAAGGACGTAAACATGAGCGAAGAGGACGCCAAAGAGTTCTCCAGACTCATGACGATTGCCATGCCAACATACATTGAAGTTAAAGCTTACATGCACGTTGGTCCCTCCACTTATAGGCTAACCAAAGATGCTATGCCTAGGCACGCTGAGATCAGACTTTTCTCTCAAAAATTGGCCGAACTAACTGGTTACAAAATAATTTCTGAACATGCCCCAAGCAGAATTGTATTATTAAGTAGATTAGATAGACCGATGCAGATAGGTAAAGCTTGGACAGACAAATGGGATTGGAAAACTCAGGATACTCAGGACGACATTAACGGAGAATATAAGGAAGCTGAAACCGGTTGCACTGAAGAAGGGCAATAA
- a CDS encoding DUF120 domain-containing protein codes for MSDECIIARIVLLSLKKKELTQQDIANELKMSQQSVSRKLKELEERNLIRRSLSKEGEMIRLAENGEKLLEDCIYMLRSTIISSHVLEIRGRATSGLGEGRIFLSLPYYMESFKKFLGFEPFPGTLNLTIYDRTSLENRLMLDVSKAVNIPEHKEENRVLGAVRAFPASVNGLKPAAVVFPLRSVHPKSVIEVIAPYNLRKELNIKDGDEVLIEAYA; via the coding sequence ATGAGCGATGAGTGTATAATCGCGAGGATAGTTCTTCTTTCCTTAAAGAAGAAGGAGCTCACCCAGCAGGATATAGCCAACGAGCTTAAGATGTCTCAACAATCAGTATCTAGAAAACTGAAGGAACTTGAAGAGAGGAACCTAATAAGAAGATCTTTGTCCAAAGAAGGGGAAATGATAAGACTAGCAGAAAACGGAGAGAAGCTATTAGAGGACTGTATCTATATGCTAAGATCCACTATAATCTCTTCTCACGTGTTGGAAATAAGAGGGAGGGCAACGTCTGGATTAGGAGAGGGACGCATATTTCTCTCCCTTCCCTATTATATGGAATCGTTCAAGAAGTTTCTGGGGTTTGAGCCGTTCCCTGGTACCCTCAATCTTACTATTTATGATAGAACTTCCCTGGAGAACAGACTTATGCTAGACGTATCAAAGGCTGTAAATATACCAGAACACAAAGAGGAAAACAGAGTGCTGGGAGCGGTGAGGGCGTTCCCAGCCTCGGTTAACGGACTGAAACCTGCTGCTGTGGTTTTCCCACTTAGGAGCGTTCATCCTAAAAGCGTAATTGAGGTGATAGCTCCCTATAATCTAAGAAAGGAGCTTAATATTAAAGATGGTGACGAGGTCTTAATTGAGGCTTACGCGTGA
- a CDS encoding DUF357 domain-containing protein yields the protein MSDLRDRVVKYIANMEETLKKIEKEDQRVISLAKQYTSDAKFYLEKGDLETALVDIVYAEGLIDALKIIEGTKEKKVFVGGTFDIIHPGHIEFLRRASSLGRVYVAVSRDKNAERVKGRKPINDENQRLEVVKGIKYVHEAFLGDENDFLKSVERVRPDIVFLGPDQHVDENKLKEELAKRGLVVEVARLEQRIDRWKHSSTSSIIKEIADRYCNHA from the coding sequence ATGTCTGATCTAAGAGACAGGGTTGTAAAATACATTGCCAACATGGAGGAAACTCTTAAAAAGATTGAAAAAGAAGATCAAAGGGTAATAAGCCTCGCCAAGCAATACACGAGCGACGCTAAATTTTATCTAGAGAAGGGAGATCTAGAAACAGCACTTGTTGATATAGTGTACGCTGAGGGACTAATCGATGCATTGAAGATAATAGAAGGGACAAAGGAGAAGAAGGTGTTCGTCGGAGGCACGTTTGATATCATTCACCCAGGCCATATAGAGTTCCTTAGGAGAGCCTCGTCTCTTGGAAGGGTCTACGTTGCAGTATCTAGGGATAAGAACGCTGAAAGAGTGAAAGGTCGTAAGCCGATAAACGATGAGAATCAGAGGTTGGAAGTCGTTAAAGGCATTAAATATGTACATGAGGCTTTCCTCGGAGACGAAAACGATTTCTTGAAGAGTGTGGAAAGGGTGAGACCTGATATAGTATTTCTAGGCCCAGATCAACATGTGGACGAAAACAAGTTAAAGGAGGAACTGGCCAAAAGAGGTCTGGTAGTTGAAGTAGCAAGGTTGGAACAAAGGATAGATAGATGGAAACATAGCAGCACATCGTCTATAATTAAGGAGATAGCTGACAGATACTGCAATCACGCGTAA
- the dph5 gene encoding diphthine synthase: MSNIYFIGLGLSKRFLTNASIDAMRKSDVIYADVYTSISCDITEDLLRQLSGKDVIPGNRDVLENREKEIYKLLDTGKNVGVAVIGDPMIATTHVSLAVGARQRGHTVIVVPGMSVHCYMISKSLLSSYKFGKSVTVAFPALGKVDVTPYKVIKSNRDQGLHTMVYLDLKEGGVMTADLALKYLVQMEMEMKQNAISQEDLVIIGERLGCDDERIRSMTISSAINEKFGKPPHIIIIPARNLYDMELEGLRCLI, encoded by the coding sequence ATGTCTAATATATACTTTATAGGACTCGGGCTTTCAAAAAGATTTCTTACAAACGCCTCCATAGACGCTATGAGGAAATCCGACGTGATATACGCCGACGTTTACACATCTATTAGTTGTGACATTACAGAAGATTTACTTAGGCAATTGTCTGGTAAGGATGTGATACCTGGCAATAGAGACGTTTTAGAAAACAGAGAGAAGGAGATATATAAACTGCTAGATACAGGGAAAAACGTTGGTGTTGCCGTAATAGGAGATCCGATGATAGCTACCACTCACGTTAGTTTGGCCGTAGGAGCTAGGCAGAGAGGACATACAGTTATCGTAGTTCCTGGAATGTCAGTACACTGTTATATGATTTCCAAATCGCTTTTATCATCTTATAAATTCGGTAAGTCAGTTACCGTTGCCTTCCCTGCACTCGGTAAGGTAGACGTTACGCCGTATAAGGTGATAAAAAGTAACAGAGATCAAGGACTTCACACAATGGTATATCTGGACTTGAAGGAGGGCGGAGTAATGACTGCGGACTTAGCACTGAAATATCTGGTTCAAATGGAGATGGAAATGAAACAAAACGCGATCTCACAAGAGGACTTAGTTATAATAGGTGAAAGGTTAGGATGTGACGACGAGAGGATAAGGTCAATGACAATTAGCTCTGCTATAAACGAAAAATTTGGGAAACCCCCGCATATTATAATAATTCCAGCTAGAAACCTATATGACATGGAGTTAGAGGGGTTGAGATGTCTGATCTAA
- a CDS encoding metallophosphoesterase — protein sequence MKILEGLEIEEDLPVLYSRQLNSVILSDVHIGFEEEMASKGIFLPRIQKKRFLSIYKRALNVFKTRKIVINGDMKHKFNGLGRQEKDDLTDIFKDMKENGVSVSLIKGNHDNYISLVAEKFDNVELLDQLEQDNVYVYHGHREVEIKEGKIYVIGHEHPRISIRDKLGFSRKFPCFLVSPIQNNSYVVTLPALGGYQSGNDVSLIHSNYMSYLMRKYAVLEKTKPFIIIENEGIMEFPELGLLKNIIF from the coding sequence ATGAAGATCTTAGAGGGATTAGAGATAGAGGAGGACTTGCCTGTATTATACTCGAGACAGCTTAACTCAGTTATCCTCTCTGACGTACATATAGGCTTTGAAGAGGAGATGGCTTCCAAAGGGATTTTCCTCCCTAGAATACAAAAAAAGAGGTTTCTCTCCATCTACAAGAGGGCTCTTAACGTATTCAAGACTAGAAAGATTGTAATTAACGGTGATATGAAACATAAGTTCAACGGTTTAGGTAGGCAGGAAAAGGATGATTTAACCGATATTTTCAAGGACATGAAAGAGAATGGAGTCTCTGTTAGCCTAATTAAAGGTAATCACGACAACTACATCTCATTAGTTGCTGAGAAGTTTGATAACGTTGAATTGCTAGATCAACTAGAGCAAGATAACGTCTACGTATACCACGGCCATCGAGAGGTAGAGATTAAGGAAGGCAAGATTTACGTAATAGGACATGAACACCCTAGGATATCTATAAGGGACAAGTTAGGTTTCTCTAGGAAATTCCCATGTTTTCTAGTTTCTCCGATACAAAACAACTCTTACGTGGTGACTTTGCCAGCACTAGGCGGATATCAATCGGGCAACGATGTCTCTTTAATACACTCAAACTACATGAGCTACCTAATGAGGAAGTATGCAGTTCTAGAGAAGACCAAGCCATTTATAATAATCGAGAATGAAGGAATAATGGAGTTCCCGGAATTAGGTCTACTAAAAAATATTATTTTTTAG